A genomic stretch from Gallus gallus isolate bGalGal1 chromosome 13, bGalGal1.mat.broiler.GRCg7b, whole genome shotgun sequence includes:
- the PDLIM7 gene encoding PDZ and LIM domain protein 7 isoform X5 — MSQSRLCPPRRARKVPAVPLRRGAAACPAPGPADSCQREHGASIPPARNPAEMGSHPEMGEMESYKVMLNGPAPWGFRLQGGKDFSMPLSISRLTPGGKAAQAGVGVGDWVLYIDGESTGTMTHIEAQNRIRACGDRLCLTLSRAQNHLGKPQKDSLPCSEPPKYNFAPSTALNKTARPFGASSPPNPRPGLVTKPVTYVPLAPACTPQHNGKPQEHPSSPKYDPSKLHLIEDSEDWQPRNTSTQSRSFLKLAQLTGTDSFEDHEDEPVRKPRGPRVSFWGTEEEWQSMHPPGTPACDPGKLRLMEDAEDWQPRTGTSQSRSFRKLARLTGTDGLEDHEDEPVRKPRDARGSFCGTEDQRQPPSHTEPPTAPACDPGKLRLMEDAEDWQPRTGTSQSRSFRKLARLTGTDGRFEDHEDEPVRKPRQPPPHVEPPTTPACDPGKLRLFEDAEDWQPRTGTSQSRSFRKLARLTGTDGLEDVFVKNPSRDARGSFCGTEEQRQPPPHTEPPTAPACDPGKLRLMEDAEDWQPRTGTSQSRSFRKLARLTGTDGLEDHEDEPVRKPRDARGSFCGTEDQRQPPSHTEPPTAPACDPGKLRLMEDAEDWQPRTGTSQSRSFRKLARLTGTDGRFEDHEDEPVRKPRDARGSFSGVEEQWQPPPHVEPPTTPACDPGKLRLFEDAEDWQPRTGTSQSRSFRKLARLTGTDGLEDVFVKNPSRDARGSFCGTEEQRQPPPHTEPPTAPACDPGKLRLMEDAEDWQPRTGTSQSRSFRKLARLTGTDGLEDHEDEPVRKPRSPQVLFCGTEEPRQPPQPLEPPTTPACDPGKLRLFEDAEDWQPRTGTSQSRSFRKLARLTGTDGLEDDDVFIKKPSQVSVPDPSPGAAMKTEPGLAPRTPAATPGPTSRPPWAVDPSFAERYAPDKTSTVLSKHSQPATPTPMQNRSSIVQAAQQAPEGPGRTPLCYKCNKIIRGRYLVALGHYYHPEEFTCCQCRKVLDEGGFFEEKGSIFCPKCYDTRYAPSCAKCKKKITGEVMHALKMTWHVQCFTCAACKTPIRNRAFYMEEGQPYCERDYEKMFGTKCRGCDFKIDAGDRFLEALGFSWHDTCFVCAICQTNLEGKTFYSKKDKPLCKSHAFSHV, encoded by the exons ATGTCCCAGAGCCGCCTTTGCCCGCCACGTAGGGCTCGGAAGGTCCCCGCGGTTCCCCTTAGGCGAGGTGCAGCCGCGTGCCCCGCGCCTGGGCCGGCTGACAGCTGTCAGCGTGAGCACGGGGCATCCATCCCTCCTGCCCGGAACCCTGCGGAGATGGGCTCACACCCAG AGATGGGCGAGATGGAGTCCTATAAGGTGATGCTGAACGGGCCGGCGCCCTGGGGGTTCcggctgcagggagggaaggacTTCAGCATGCCGCTCTCCATCTCCAGG ctgactcCAGGTGGAAAGGCTGCCCAGGCCGGCGTGGGAGTGGGCGACTGGGTGCTGTACATCGACGGGGAGAGCACCGGCACCATGACACACATCGAGGCCCAGAACAGGATCCGCGCCTGCGGGGACAGGCTCTGCCTCACCCTGAGCAG AGCCCAGAACCACCTGGGGAAGCCGCAGAAG GACTCACTCCCCTGCTCTGAGCCCCCGAAATATAACTTCGCTCCCAGCACCGCCCTCAACAAAACAGCTCGGCCCTTTGGGGCCAGCTCACCTCCGAACCCACGGCCTGGGCTGGTGACGAAACCCGTGACGTACGTGCCCCTGGCGCCCGCCTGCACCCCCCAGCACAATGG GAAACCACAGGAGCACCCCAGTTCCCCCAAATATGACCCCAGCAAGTTGCATCTGATCGAGGACTCTGAGGACTGGCAGCCCCGCAACACCAGCACCCAGTCCCGCTCCTTCCTCAAACTGGCCCAGCTGACGGGCACAGACAGCT TTGAGGACCATGAGGATGAGCCGGTTAGGAAGCCCAG GGGTCCCCGTGTGTCATTTTGGGGTACAGAGGAGGAGTG GCAGTCCATGCACCCCCCCGGCACCCCCGCGTGTGACCCGGGCAAGCTGCGGCTGATGGAGGACGCTGAGGACTGGCAGCCCCGCACCGGCACCTCCCAGTCCCGCTCCTTCCGCAAACTGGCCCGGCTGACGGGCACTGATGGCC TTGAGGACCATGAGGATGAGCCGGTTAGGAAGCCCAG AGATGCCCGTGGGTCATTCTGTGGTACAGAGGATCAGCG GCAGCCCCCGTCCCACACGGAGCCCCCCACCGCCCCCGCGTGTGACCCGGGCAAGCTGCGGCTGATGGAGGATGCTGAGGACTGGCAGCCCCGCACCGGCACCTCCCAGTCCCGCTCCTTCCGCAAACTGGCCCGGCTGACGGGCACTGATGGCCGCT TTGAGGACCATGAGGATGAGCCGGTTAGGAAGCCCAG gcagcccccaccccacgtGGAGCCCCCCACCACCCCCGCGTGTGACCCGGGCAAGCTGCGGCTGTTTGAGGACGCTGAGGACTGGCAGCCCCGCACCGGCACCTCCCAGTCCCGCTCCTTCCGCAAACTGGCCCGGCTGACGGGCACTGATGGCC TGGAAGATGTGTTTGTTAAGAATCCCAG CAGGGATGCCCGCGGGTCGTTCTGTGGTACGGAGGAGCAGCG GCAGCCCCCGCCCCACACGGAGCCCCCCACCGCCCCCGCGTGTGACCCGGGCAAGCTGCGGCTGATGGAGGACGCTGAGGACTGGCAGCCCCGCACCGGCACCTCCCAGTCCCGCTCCTTCCGCAAACTGGCCCGGCTGACGGGCACTGATGGCC TTGAGGACCATGAGGATGAGCCGGTTAGGAAGCCCAG AGATGCCCGTGGGTCATTCTGTGGTACAGAGGATCAGCG GCAGCCCCCGTCCCACACGGAGCCCCCCACCGCCCCCGCGTGTGACCCGGGCAAGCTGCGGCTGATGGAGGATGCTGAGGACTGGCAGCCCCGCACCGGCACCTCCCAGTCCCGCTCCTTCCGCAAACTGGCCCGGCTGACGGGCACTGATGGCCGCT TTGAGGACCATGAGGATGAGCCGGTTAGGAAGCCCAG GGATGCCCGCGGGTCGTTCTCTGGTGTGGAGGAGCAGTG gcagcccccaccccacgtGGAGCCCCCCACCACCCCCGCGTGTGACCCGGGCAAGCTGCGGCTGTTTGAGGACGCTGAGGACTGGCAGCCCCGCACCGGCACCTCCCAGTCCCGCTCCTTCCGCAAACTGGCCCGGCTGACGGGCACTGATGGCC TGGAAGATGTGTTTGTTAAGAATCCCAG CAGGGATGCCCGCGGGTCGTTCTGTGGTACGGAGGAGCAGCG GCAGCCCCCGCCCCACACGGAGCCCCCCACCGCCCCCGCGTGTGACCCGGGCAAGCTGCGGCTGATGGAGGACGCTGAGGACTGGCAGCCCCGCACCGGCACCTCCCAGTCCCGCTCCTTCCGCAAACTGGCCCGGCTGACGGGCACTGATGGCC TTGAGGACCATGAGGATGAGCCGGTTAGGAAGCCCAG AAGTCCCCAAGTATTGTTCTGTGGTACGGAGGAGCCGCG gcagcccccgcagcccctGGAGCCCCCCACCACCCCCGCGTGTGACCCGGGCAAGCTGCGGCTGTTTGAGGATGCTGAGGACTGGCAGCCCCGCACCGGCACCTCCCAGTCCCGCTCCTTCCGCAAACTGGCCCGGCTGACGGGCACTGATGGCC TGGAAGATGAtgatgtatttattaaaaagccCAG CCAGGTCTCCGTACCGGACCCATCCCCGGGAGCAGCAATGAAGACAGAACCAGGATTGG CCCCCAGGacccctgctgccacccctggCCCTACCAGCCGCCCGCCCTGGGCTGTGGACCCCTCATTTGCTGAGCGCTACGCCCCAGACAAGACAAGCACGGTGCTGAGCAAGCACAGCCAGCCGGCCACGCCGACCCCCATGCAGAACCGCAGCTCCATCgtgcaggcagcccagcaggcaCCTGAGGGCCCCGGCCGTACACCCCTCTGTTACAAGTGCAACAAGATCATCAG GGGACGCTACCTCGTGGCACTGGGACATTATTACCACCCCGAGGAGTTCACCTGCTGCCAGTGCAGGAAGGTGCTGGATGAGGGTGGTTTCTTCGAGGAAAAGGGCTCCATCTTCTGCCCCAAGTGCTACGACACGCGCTATGCGCCCAGCTGTGCTAAATGCAAGAAGAAGATCACCGGG GAGGTCATGCATGCACTCAAGATGACCTGGCACGTGCAGTGCTtcacctgtgcagcctgcaaaACTCCCATCCGCAACCGTGCCTTCTACATGGAGGAGGGACAGCCCTACTGCGAGAGAG ACTATGAGAAGATGTTTGGCACCAAGTGCCGTGGCTGTGACTTCAAGATCGATGCTGGGGACCGGTTCCTGGAGGCACTGGGCTTCAGCTGGCATGACACTTGCTTCGTCTGTGCG ATCTGCCAGACCAATCTGGAAGGGAAGACATTTTACTCCAAGAAGGACAAGCCGCTGTGCAAGAGCCATGCTTTCTCCCACGTGTGA
- the PDLIM7 gene encoding PDZ and LIM domain protein 7 isoform X6, which produces MSQSRLCPPRRARKVPAVPLRRGAAACPAPGPADSCQREHGASIPPARNPAEMGSHPEMGEMESYKVMLNGPAPWGFRLQGGKDFSMPLSISRLTPGGKAAQAGVGVGDWVLYIDGESTGTMTHIEAQNRIRACGDRLCLTLSRAQNHLGKPQKVQSLDKKPQEHPSSPKYDPSKLHLIEDSEDWQPRNTSTQSRSFLKLAQLTGTDSFEDHEDEPVRKPRGPRVSFWGTEEEWQSMHPPGTPACDPGKLRLMEDAEDWQPRTGTSQSRSFRKLARLTGTDGLEDHEDEPVRKPRDARGSFCGTEDQRQPPSHTEPPTAPACDPGKLRLMEDAEDWQPRTGTSQSRSFRKLARLTGTDGRFEDHEDEPVRKPRDARGSFSGVEEQWQPPPHVEPPTTPACDPGKLRLFEDAEDWQPRTGTSQSRSFRKLARLTGTDGLEDVFVKNPSRDARGSFCGTEEQRQPPPHTEPPTAPACDPGKLRLMEDAEDWQPRTGTSQSRSFRKLARLTGTDGLEDHEDEPVRKPRDARGSFCGTEDQRQPPSHTEPPTAPACDPGKLRLMEDAEDWQPRTGTSQSRSFRKLARLTGTDGRFEDHEDEPVRKPRDARGSFSGVEEQWQPPPHVEPPTTPACDPGKLRLFEDAEDWQPRTGTSQSRSFRKLARLTGTDGLEDVFVKNPSRDARGSFCGTEEQRQPPPHTEPPTAPACDPGKLRLMEDAEDWQPRTGTSQSRSFRKLARLTGTDGLEDHEDEPVRKPRSPQVLFCGTEEPRQPPQPLEPPTTPACDPGKLRLFEDAEDWQPRTGTSQSRSFRKLARLTGTDGLEDDDVFIKKPSQVSVPDPSPGAAMKTEPGLAPRTPAATPGPTSRPPWAVDPSFAERYAPDKTSTVLSKHSQPATPTPMQNRSSIVQAAQQAPEGPGRTPLCYKCNKIIRGRYLVALGHYYHPEEFTCCQCRKVLDEGGFFEEKGSIFCPKCYDTRYAPSCAKCKKKITGEVMHALKMTWHVQCFTCAACKTPIRNRAFYMEEGQPYCERDYEKMFGTKCRGCDFKIDAGDRFLEALGFSWHDTCFVCAICQTNLEGKTFYSKKDKPLCKSHAFSHV; this is translated from the exons ATGTCCCAGAGCCGCCTTTGCCCGCCACGTAGGGCTCGGAAGGTCCCCGCGGTTCCCCTTAGGCGAGGTGCAGCCGCGTGCCCCGCGCCTGGGCCGGCTGACAGCTGTCAGCGTGAGCACGGGGCATCCATCCCTCCTGCCCGGAACCCTGCGGAGATGGGCTCACACCCAG AGATGGGCGAGATGGAGTCCTATAAGGTGATGCTGAACGGGCCGGCGCCCTGGGGGTTCcggctgcagggagggaaggacTTCAGCATGCCGCTCTCCATCTCCAGG ctgactcCAGGTGGAAAGGCTGCCCAGGCCGGCGTGGGAGTGGGCGACTGGGTGCTGTACATCGACGGGGAGAGCACCGGCACCATGACACACATCGAGGCCCAGAACAGGATCCGCGCCTGCGGGGACAGGCTCTGCCTCACCCTGAGCAG AGCCCAGAACCACCTGGGGAAGCCGCAGAAG GTGCAGAGCCTTGACAA GAAACCACAGGAGCACCCCAGTTCCCCCAAATATGACCCCAGCAAGTTGCATCTGATCGAGGACTCTGAGGACTGGCAGCCCCGCAACACCAGCACCCAGTCCCGCTCCTTCCTCAAACTGGCCCAGCTGACGGGCACAGACAGCT TTGAGGACCATGAGGATGAGCCGGTTAGGAAGCCCAG GGGTCCCCGTGTGTCATTTTGGGGTACAGAGGAGGAGTG GCAGTCCATGCACCCCCCCGGCACCCCCGCGTGTGACCCGGGCAAGCTGCGGCTGATGGAGGACGCTGAGGACTGGCAGCCCCGCACCGGCACCTCCCAGTCCCGCTCCTTCCGCAAACTGGCCCGGCTGACGGGCACTGATGGCC TTGAGGACCATGAGGATGAGCCGGTTAGGAAGCCCAG AGATGCCCGTGGGTCATTCTGTGGTACAGAGGATCAGCG GCAGCCCCCGTCCCACACGGAGCCCCCCACCGCCCCCGCGTGTGACCCGGGCAAGCTGCGGCTGATGGAGGATGCTGAGGACTGGCAGCCCCGCACCGGCACCTCCCAGTCCCGCTCCTTCCGCAAACTGGCCCGGCTGACGGGCACTGATGGCCGCT TTGAGGACCATGAGGATGAGCCGGTTAGGAAGCCCAG GGATGCCCGCGGGTCGTTCTCTGGTGTGGAGGAGCAGTG gcagcccccaccccacgtGGAGCCCCCCACCACCCCCGCGTGTGACCCGGGCAAGCTGCGGCTGTTTGAGGACGCTGAGGACTGGCAGCCCCGCACCGGCACCTCCCAGTCCCGCTCCTTCCGCAAACTGGCCCGGCTGACGGGCACTGATGGCC TGGAAGATGTGTTTGTTAAGAATCCCAG CAGGGATGCCCGCGGGTCGTTCTGTGGTACGGAGGAGCAGCG GCAGCCCCCGCCCCACACGGAGCCCCCCACCGCCCCCGCGTGTGACCCGGGCAAGCTGCGGCTGATGGAGGACGCTGAGGACTGGCAGCCCCGCACCGGCACCTCCCAGTCCCGCTCCTTCCGCAAACTGGCCCGGCTGACGGGCACTGATGGCC TTGAGGACCATGAGGATGAGCCGGTTAGGAAGCCCAG AGATGCCCGTGGGTCATTCTGTGGTACAGAGGATCAGCG GCAGCCCCCGTCCCACACGGAGCCCCCCACCGCCCCCGCGTGTGACCCGGGCAAGCTGCGGCTGATGGAGGATGCTGAGGACTGGCAGCCCCGCACCGGCACCTCCCAGTCCCGCTCCTTCCGCAAACTGGCCCGGCTGACGGGCACTGATGGCCGCT TTGAGGACCATGAGGATGAGCCGGTTAGGAAGCCCAG GGATGCCCGCGGGTCGTTCTCTGGTGTGGAGGAGCAGTG gcagcccccaccccacgtGGAGCCCCCCACCACCCCCGCGTGTGACCCGGGCAAGCTGCGGCTGTTTGAGGACGCTGAGGACTGGCAGCCCCGCACCGGCACCTCCCAGTCCCGCTCCTTCCGCAAACTGGCCCGGCTGACGGGCACTGATGGCC TGGAAGATGTGTTTGTTAAGAATCCCAG CAGGGATGCCCGCGGGTCGTTCTGTGGTACGGAGGAGCAGCG GCAGCCCCCGCCCCACACGGAGCCCCCCACCGCCCCCGCGTGTGACCCGGGCAAGCTGCGGCTGATGGAGGACGCTGAGGACTGGCAGCCCCGCACCGGCACCTCCCAGTCCCGCTCCTTCCGCAAACTGGCCCGGCTGACGGGCACTGATGGCC TTGAGGACCATGAGGATGAGCCGGTTAGGAAGCCCAG AAGTCCCCAAGTATTGTTCTGTGGTACGGAGGAGCCGCG gcagcccccgcagcccctGGAGCCCCCCACCACCCCCGCGTGTGACCCGGGCAAGCTGCGGCTGTTTGAGGATGCTGAGGACTGGCAGCCCCGCACCGGCACCTCCCAGTCCCGCTCCTTCCGCAAACTGGCCCGGCTGACGGGCACTGATGGCC TGGAAGATGAtgatgtatttattaaaaagccCAG CCAGGTCTCCGTACCGGACCCATCCCCGGGAGCAGCAATGAAGACAGAACCAGGATTGG CCCCCAGGacccctgctgccacccctggCCCTACCAGCCGCCCGCCCTGGGCTGTGGACCCCTCATTTGCTGAGCGCTACGCCCCAGACAAGACAAGCACGGTGCTGAGCAAGCACAGCCAGCCGGCCACGCCGACCCCCATGCAGAACCGCAGCTCCATCgtgcaggcagcccagcaggcaCCTGAGGGCCCCGGCCGTACACCCCTCTGTTACAAGTGCAACAAGATCATCAG GGGACGCTACCTCGTGGCACTGGGACATTATTACCACCCCGAGGAGTTCACCTGCTGCCAGTGCAGGAAGGTGCTGGATGAGGGTGGTTTCTTCGAGGAAAAGGGCTCCATCTTCTGCCCCAAGTGCTACGACACGCGCTATGCGCCCAGCTGTGCTAAATGCAAGAAGAAGATCACCGGG GAGGTCATGCATGCACTCAAGATGACCTGGCACGTGCAGTGCTtcacctgtgcagcctgcaaaACTCCCATCCGCAACCGTGCCTTCTACATGGAGGAGGGACAGCCCTACTGCGAGAGAG ACTATGAGAAGATGTTTGGCACCAAGTGCCGTGGCTGTGACTTCAAGATCGATGCTGGGGACCGGTTCCTGGAGGCACTGGGCTTCAGCTGGCATGACACTTGCTTCGTCTGTGCG ATCTGCCAGACCAATCTGGAAGGGAAGACATTTTACTCCAAGAAGGACAAGCCGCTGTGCAAGAGCCATGCTTTCTCCCACGTGTGA
- the PDLIM7 gene encoding PDZ and LIM domain protein 7 isoform X13, with amino-acid sequence MSQSRLCPPRRARKVPAVPLRRGAAACPAPGPADSCQREHGASIPPARNPAEMGSHPEMGEMESYKVMLNGPAPWGFRLQGGKDFSMPLSISRLTPGGKAAQAGVGVGDWVLYIDGESTGTMTHIEAQNRIRACGDRLCLTLSRAQNHLGKPQKDSLPCSEPPKYNFAPSTALNKTARPFGASSPPNPRPGLVTKPVTYVPLAPACTPQHNGKPQEHPSSPKYDPSKLHLIEDSEDWQPRNTSTQSRSFLKLAQLTGTDSFEDHEDEPVRKPRGPRVSFWGTEEEWQSMHPPGTPACDPGKLRLMEDAEDWQPRTGTSQSRSFRKLARLTGTDGLEDHEDEPVRKPRDARGSFCGTEDQRQPPSHTEPPTAPACDPGKLRLMEDAEDWQPRTGTSQSRSFRKLARLTGTDGRFEDHEDEPVRKPRDARGSFSGVEEQWQPPPHVEPPTTPACDPGKLRLFEDAEDWQPRTGTSQSRSFRKLARLTGTDGLEDVFVKNPSRDARGSFCGTEEQRQPPPHTEPPTAPACDPGKLRLMEDAEDWQPRTGTSQSRSFRKLARLTGTDGLEDHEDEPVRKPRDARGSFCGTEDQRQPPSHTEPPTAPACDPGKLRLMEDAEDWQPRTGTSQSRSFRKLARLTGTDGRFEDHEDEPVRKPRDARGSFSGVEEQWQPPPHVEPPTTPACDPGKLRLFEDAEDWQPRTGTSQSRSFRKLARLTGTDGLEDVFVKNPSRDARGSFCGTEEQRQPPPHTEPPTAPACDPGKLRLMEDAEDWQPRTGTSQSRSFRKLARLTGTDGLEDHEDEPVRKPSQVSVPDPSPGAAMKTEPGLAPRTPAATPGPTSRPPWAVDPSFAERYAPDKTSTVLSKHSQPATPTPMQNRSSIVQAAQQAPEGPGRTPLCYKCNKIIRGRYLVALGHYYHPEEFTCCQCRKVLDEGGFFEEKGSIFCPKCYDTRYAPSCAKCKKKITGEVMHALKMTWHVQCFTCAACKTPIRNRAFYMEEGQPYCERDYEKMFGTKCRGCDFKIDAGDRFLEALGFSWHDTCFVCAICQTNLEGKTFYSKKDKPLCKSHAFSHV; translated from the exons ATGTCCCAGAGCCGCCTTTGCCCGCCACGTAGGGCTCGGAAGGTCCCCGCGGTTCCCCTTAGGCGAGGTGCAGCCGCGTGCCCCGCGCCTGGGCCGGCTGACAGCTGTCAGCGTGAGCACGGGGCATCCATCCCTCCTGCCCGGAACCCTGCGGAGATGGGCTCACACCCAG AGATGGGCGAGATGGAGTCCTATAAGGTGATGCTGAACGGGCCGGCGCCCTGGGGGTTCcggctgcagggagggaaggacTTCAGCATGCCGCTCTCCATCTCCAGG ctgactcCAGGTGGAAAGGCTGCCCAGGCCGGCGTGGGAGTGGGCGACTGGGTGCTGTACATCGACGGGGAGAGCACCGGCACCATGACACACATCGAGGCCCAGAACAGGATCCGCGCCTGCGGGGACAGGCTCTGCCTCACCCTGAGCAG AGCCCAGAACCACCTGGGGAAGCCGCAGAAG GACTCACTCCCCTGCTCTGAGCCCCCGAAATATAACTTCGCTCCCAGCACCGCCCTCAACAAAACAGCTCGGCCCTTTGGGGCCAGCTCACCTCCGAACCCACGGCCTGGGCTGGTGACGAAACCCGTGACGTACGTGCCCCTGGCGCCCGCCTGCACCCCCCAGCACAATGG GAAACCACAGGAGCACCCCAGTTCCCCCAAATATGACCCCAGCAAGTTGCATCTGATCGAGGACTCTGAGGACTGGCAGCCCCGCAACACCAGCACCCAGTCCCGCTCCTTCCTCAAACTGGCCCAGCTGACGGGCACAGACAGCT TTGAGGACCATGAGGATGAGCCGGTTAGGAAGCCCAG GGGTCCCCGTGTGTCATTTTGGGGTACAGAGGAGGAGTG GCAGTCCATGCACCCCCCCGGCACCCCCGCGTGTGACCCGGGCAAGCTGCGGCTGATGGAGGACGCTGAGGACTGGCAGCCCCGCACCGGCACCTCCCAGTCCCGCTCCTTCCGCAAACTGGCCCGGCTGACGGGCACTGATGGCC TTGAGGACCATGAGGATGAGCCGGTTAGGAAGCCCAG AGATGCCCGTGGGTCATTCTGTGGTACAGAGGATCAGCG GCAGCCCCCGTCCCACACGGAGCCCCCCACCGCCCCCGCGTGTGACCCGGGCAAGCTGCGGCTGATGGAGGATGCTGAGGACTGGCAGCCCCGCACCGGCACCTCCCAGTCCCGCTCCTTCCGCAAACTGGCCCGGCTGACGGGCACTGATGGCCGCT TTGAGGACCATGAGGATGAGCCGGTTAGGAAGCCCAG GGATGCCCGCGGGTCGTTCTCTGGTGTGGAGGAGCAGTG gcagcccccaccccacgtGGAGCCCCCCACCACCCCCGCGTGTGACCCGGGCAAGCTGCGGCTGTTTGAGGACGCTGAGGACTGGCAGCCCCGCACCGGCACCTCCCAGTCCCGCTCCTTCCGCAAACTGGCCCGGCTGACGGGCACTGATGGCC TGGAAGATGTGTTTGTTAAGAATCCCAG CAGGGATGCCCGCGGGTCGTTCTGTGGTACGGAGGAGCAGCG GCAGCCCCCGCCCCACACGGAGCCCCCCACCGCCCCCGCGTGTGACCCGGGCAAGCTGCGGCTGATGGAGGACGCTGAGGACTGGCAGCCCCGCACCGGCACCTCCCAGTCCCGCTCCTTCCGCAAACTGGCCCGGCTGACGGGCACTGATGGCC TTGAGGACCATGAGGATGAGCCGGTTAGGAAGCCCAG AGATGCCCGTGGGTCATTCTGTGGTACAGAGGATCAGCG GCAGCCCCCGTCCCACACGGAGCCCCCCACCGCCCCCGCGTGTGACCCGGGCAAGCTGCGGCTGATGGAGGATGCTGAGGACTGGCAGCCCCGCACCGGCACCTCCCAGTCCCGCTCCTTCCGCAAACTGGCCCGGCTGACGGGCACTGATGGCCGCT TTGAGGACCATGAGGATGAGCCGGTTAGGAAGCCCAG GGATGCCCGCGGGTCGTTCTCTGGTGTGGAGGAGCAGTG gcagcccccaccccacgtGGAGCCCCCCACCACCCCCGCGTGTGACCCGGGCAAGCTGCGGCTGTTTGAGGACGCTGAGGACTGGCAGCCCCGCACCGGCACCTCCCAGTCCCGCTCCTTCCGCAAACTGGCCCGGCTGACGGGCACTGATGGCC TGGAAGATGTGTTTGTTAAGAATCCCAG CAGGGATGCCCGCGGGTCGTTCTGTGGTACGGAGGAGCAGCG GCAGCCCCCGCCCCACACGGAGCCCCCCACCGCCCCCGCGTGTGACCCGGGCAAGCTGCGGCTGATGGAGGACGCTGAGGACTGGCAGCCCCGCACCGGCACCTCCCAGTCCCGCTCCTTCCGCAAACTGGCCCGGCTGACGGGCACTGATGGCC TTGAGGACCATGAGGATGAGCCGGTTAGGAAGCCCAG CCAGGTCTCCGTACCGGACCCATCCCCGGGAGCAGCAATGAAGACAGAACCAGGATTGG CCCCCAGGacccctgctgccacccctggCCCTACCAGCCGCCCGCCCTGGGCTGTGGACCCCTCATTTGCTGAGCGCTACGCCCCAGACAAGACAAGCACGGTGCTGAGCAAGCACAGCCAGCCGGCCACGCCGACCCCCATGCAGAACCGCAGCTCCATCgtgcaggcagcccagcaggcaCCTGAGGGCCCCGGCCGTACACCCCTCTGTTACAAGTGCAACAAGATCATCAG GGGACGCTACCTCGTGGCACTGGGACATTATTACCACCCCGAGGAGTTCACCTGCTGCCAGTGCAGGAAGGTGCTGGATGAGGGTGGTTTCTTCGAGGAAAAGGGCTCCATCTTCTGCCCCAAGTGCTACGACACGCGCTATGCGCCCAGCTGTGCTAAATGCAAGAAGAAGATCACCGGG GAGGTCATGCATGCACTCAAGATGACCTGGCACGTGCAGTGCTtcacctgtgcagcctgcaaaACTCCCATCCGCAACCGTGCCTTCTACATGGAGGAGGGACAGCCCTACTGCGAGAGAG ACTATGAGAAGATGTTTGGCACCAAGTGCCGTGGCTGTGACTTCAAGATCGATGCTGGGGACCGGTTCCTGGAGGCACTGGGCTTCAGCTGGCATGACACTTGCTTCGTCTGTGCG ATCTGCCAGACCAATCTGGAAGGGAAGACATTTTACTCCAAGAAGGACAAGCCGCTGTGCAAGAGCCATGCTTTCTCCCACGTGTGA